A stretch of the Candidatus Jettenia sp. AMX2 genome encodes the following:
- a CDS encoding beta-ketoacyl-ACP synthase III, whose product MQKNQRASIIGIGSYLPTKVLTNYDLEKMIDTSNEWIIQRTGIRERRIVEDGVITSDLATRASQKAMEDAGISPEEIDMIITSTITPDHIFPSTSCYLQHKLGATRAGAFDILAACAGFIYALSIGESLVNSGTIQTVLVVGAECLSKITDYTDRTTCVLFGDGAGAVILRKSSSEHEILSSTLAADGSQADVLIMPGGGSRNPPTLESIQQRAHYIQFRGKEVFKLAINNMTNLIMETTRKNNLQLEDIDLIIPHQSNIRIIEATMEKLGIPMEKAFVNIDKYGNTSSASVPIAIDEARKEGRLKKGDIVMLVAFGGGLTWGSTVIRW is encoded by the coding sequence ATGCAAAAGAATCAAAGGGCTTCAATTATTGGCATAGGTTCATATCTGCCAACCAAAGTACTGACAAATTATGATTTGGAAAAAATGATCGACACCAGCAATGAATGGATTATCCAGAGAACTGGCATCAGAGAACGACGCATCGTTGAGGATGGTGTAATAACTTCAGACCTCGCTACCCGGGCATCCCAAAAGGCAATGGAAGATGCAGGAATCTCTCCGGAGGAAATAGATATGATTATTACTTCTACAATTACACCGGATCATATCTTCCCTTCAACATCCTGCTATTTACAACATAAATTGGGAGCAACAAGAGCCGGCGCGTTTGATATACTGGCGGCATGCGCCGGTTTTATTTATGCATTATCCATCGGAGAAAGCTTAGTAAACTCCGGAACCATACAAACAGTTTTAGTCGTAGGTGCAGAATGTTTATCGAAGATCACAGACTATACAGACCGTACAACCTGCGTATTATTCGGAGACGGTGCTGGCGCCGTTATTCTCAGGAAAAGTTCCTCAGAGCACGAGATACTTTCAAGCACTCTGGCCGCAGACGGCTCACAGGCAGATGTGCTTATTATGCCGGGCGGAGGATCGAGAAACCCTCCTACCCTTGAATCAATTCAGCAGCGGGCACATTATATACAATTCAGAGGGAAAGAGGTATTTAAACTGGCAATAAATAATATGACAAACCTGATTATGGAAACAACCAGAAAAAACAATTTACAACTGGAAGACATTGACTTAATTATCCCTCACCAAAGTAATATAAGAATTATTGAGGCAACCATGGAGAAGCTTGGAATACCGATGGAAAAAGCATTTGTAAATATTGACAAATACGGGAACACCTCATCGGCCTCCGTTCCTATTGCAATTGACGAAGCACGAAAAGAAGGGCGACTGAAAAAAGGTGATATCGTTATGTTGGTAGCATTTGGCGGCGGGTTAACATGGGGGTCTACGGTTATCAGATGGTAG
- the plsX gene encoding phosphate acyltransferase PlsX gives MRVAVDAMGGDKAPHEIVKGSILAAQQLPGDDILLVGDEKVIQDELNSYGSIPKNIFIHHAPQIVQMNDPATYSIRQKINSSITKSVGLVAKGEAVALVSAGHTGATVAASTMQLRTLKGIHRPGIMVTFPTKHGICLIIDVGANIACKPIHLFQYGIMATVFSRHIYGIENPRVGLLNIGEEDAKGNDLVKETYTLLSHSNLHFIGNIESREIFDNKADVVICEGFVGNTLLKFAEGLSMSLLSTIKTEAMKSFWTRLGLFLCKPAFEPLRAKLDFTEYGGVPLLGINGVCIICHGRSDSKAIKNAIKVAITLSKNKITEHIVSEVEKTNTLMANIV, from the coding sequence ATGAGGGTGGCAGTCGATGCAATGGGGGGGGATAAGGCTCCTCATGAAATTGTTAAAGGATCAATCCTTGCTGCACAGCAATTGCCCGGTGACGATATTCTATTGGTGGGTGATGAAAAAGTAATACAAGATGAATTAAACTCTTATGGATCAATTCCTAAGAATATTTTCATCCATCACGCACCGCAAATTGTCCAGATGAACGACCCTGCAACGTATTCCATACGGCAAAAAATAAATTCTTCGATTACGAAAAGTGTCGGGCTCGTTGCAAAGGGAGAGGCGGTAGCCTTGGTTAGCGCCGGACATACAGGAGCAACAGTTGCAGCATCCACAATGCAACTGCGAACCTTAAAAGGCATACACCGTCCAGGTATTATGGTAACCTTTCCCACAAAACATGGAATATGTCTCATTATCGATGTGGGTGCAAATATTGCCTGTAAACCTATCCACCTTTTTCAATACGGAATAATGGCAACGGTTTTCAGCCGGCATATTTACGGAATAGAAAATCCAAGGGTTGGGCTTCTCAACATAGGTGAAGAAGATGCAAAAGGAAATGATTTGGTAAAAGAAACATATACACTTCTCTCTCATTCAAATTTGCATTTCATAGGAAATATAGAAAGCCGCGAGATATTTGACAACAAAGCCGATGTTGTGATATGTGAGGGATTTGTCGGAAATACTCTTTTGAAATTTGCAGAAGGGCTTTCCATGAGCCTCCTGTCAACAATCAAAACAGAGGCGATGAAGAGTTTCTGGACACGCCTGGGTCTTTTTTTATGTAAACCCGCTTTTGAACCATTAAGGGCAAAACTGGATTTTACAGAATATGGAGGCGTTCCTTTGCTGGGTATTAACGGAGTCTGTATTATATGCCACGGCAGATCCGATTCAAAAGCTATCAAAAACGCTATAAAAGTTGCTATTACATTATCAAAAAATAAAATTACTGAACATATTGTCTCTGAAGTTGAAAAGACAAACACACTCATGGCAAATATCGTTTAA
- the alaS gene encoding alanine--tRNA ligase produces MKTNDLRIKFLKFFEKKTHVIWPGDSLIPGSDPTLLFTGAGMNQFKDMFMGKGTLPFKKATTCQKCLRTGDIENVGKTASHHTFFEMLGNFSFGDYFKKETIEWAWEFLVEELKIPEDRLRVSVYENDKDSYEIWEKYIHIPKAWIYQYGEKENFWPSNAPKSGPNGPCGPCSEIFFDQGADIGCRRKECEPACDCDRFVEIWNLVFTQYDRKESGKLEPLPYKNVDTGMGLERMARVMQGVQTNFDIDIFVPIIKQIEDITQLRYLANNRNAVLMRRIADHIKACVFCISDGVLPCNEGRGYVIRRLLRRAIRDGTQLGMKDSFLYKLIPTVCNTMQDYYPDLRQRRENIARIIKNEEDKFHETLEQGTHILEELALSLQKDGKKALPGKEAFKLYDTYGFPLDMTEAILGEKGFAVDLEGFEEELKKQRLQARTASQMTGQVFDTGPFSKIKDISKGTKYLGYNQSTCQGKIIAIIRDSQLVNTITSGNEATILLDQTPFYGEAGGQIGDTGVLESNGNLFQVVDTKKKNDFILHRGKIIKGELKNGEVVNAKVDDGRINFIRRNHTATHLLHFALRKVIGQHAEQAGSLVEPGRLRFDFHHFSGLTREEIRRIEDLVNEKILENAPVTGEELSIQEAKNAGAMALFGEKYGEWVRVVSIGNFSKELCGGTHVSHTGKIGLFRILHESSVAAGIRRIEAITGIAAFNRDREKEEILRQVCEILNASEDKLVAKAQDIIRELKNLHKEIGRLKQKDLQSKISSILEDARTVSDVKIITKKLEDATPDDLRKTADILLKSDKDMAIVLGATQNGRAVLITAISPNLVKSGFHAGNISKEVAKLIGGGGGGRPDMSQAGGQLTEKLDEALHFASDLLTRQILEKLG; encoded by the coding sequence ATGAAGACAAACGATCTTCGCATTAAATTTCTAAAGTTTTTTGAAAAGAAGACTCATGTTATCTGGCCAGGCGATTCATTAATTCCTGGAAGCGATCCGACACTTCTCTTTACCGGCGCAGGAATGAATCAGTTTAAAGATATGTTCATGGGGAAAGGAACCTTACCCTTTAAAAAGGCAACCACGTGCCAGAAATGCCTTCGTACAGGTGATATTGAGAATGTAGGCAAAACAGCCTCCCATCACACATTTTTTGAAATGTTGGGAAATTTCTCCTTTGGTGATTACTTCAAGAAAGAAACCATCGAATGGGCATGGGAATTCCTGGTGGAGGAGCTAAAGATTCCGGAAGACCGCCTCAGGGTAAGTGTCTATGAAAATGATAAGGATTCATATGAAATCTGGGAAAAATATATTCATATTCCAAAGGCTTGGATTTACCAATACGGTGAGAAGGAAAATTTCTGGCCGTCAAATGCTCCTAAATCTGGCCCTAACGGACCTTGCGGGCCTTGTTCCGAGATATTTTTTGATCAGGGAGCGGACATTGGCTGCAGACGAAAAGAATGTGAACCAGCATGCGATTGTGACCGTTTTGTTGAAATATGGAACCTCGTATTTACCCAATATGACCGCAAAGAAAGTGGCAAGTTGGAACCATTACCATACAAAAACGTAGATACCGGTATGGGATTAGAAAGAATGGCGCGCGTGATGCAGGGAGTGCAAACAAATTTTGATATCGATATCTTTGTCCCCATTATTAAGCAGATAGAAGACATTACACAATTGCGCTACTTAGCCAACAACAGAAACGCTGTGCTTATGCGCCGTATCGCAGATCATATAAAGGCATGTGTGTTTTGTATTTCCGATGGTGTTCTGCCATGCAATGAAGGACGTGGATATGTCATCAGACGGCTGCTGAGACGAGCCATACGGGACGGTACGCAATTGGGTATGAAGGATAGTTTTTTATATAAATTAATACCGACAGTATGCAATACAATGCAGGATTATTACCCCGACCTCAGACAGCGGCGTGAAAATATTGCACGGATAATTAAAAATGAGGAAGATAAATTCCACGAAACACTTGAACAGGGAACACATATATTGGAAGAATTGGCACTGAGTTTACAAAAGGATGGCAAGAAAGCCCTCCCCGGTAAGGAGGCTTTTAAACTGTATGACACCTATGGATTCCCTCTCGATATGACAGAAGCAATCCTTGGAGAAAAAGGGTTTGCTGTCGACCTGGAAGGTTTTGAGGAAGAGCTCAAAAAACAACGGTTACAGGCAAGGACGGCGTCCCAGATGACCGGACAGGTATTCGACACCGGCCCGTTTAGCAAGATCAAAGATATTTCGAAAGGTACAAAATATCTCGGTTATAATCAATCCACATGCCAGGGAAAGATAATTGCAATTATCCGGGATAGTCAGCTCGTAAATACAATCACATCAGGAAATGAAGCGACAATACTGCTGGATCAGACGCCTTTTTACGGAGAGGCAGGAGGACAAATTGGTGACACAGGTGTTTTGGAATCAAACGGGAATCTTTTCCAGGTTGTTGATACAAAAAAAAAGAATGACTTTATCCTTCACAGAGGAAAGATCATAAAAGGAGAATTGAAAAACGGAGAGGTCGTCAATGCAAAAGTCGATGACGGAAGAATAAACTTTATCCGCAGGAATCATACAGCAACCCATCTCCTTCATTTTGCATTAAGAAAGGTAATAGGTCAGCATGCAGAACAGGCGGGCTCACTGGTTGAACCAGGTCGTTTACGTTTTGACTTCCATCATTTCTCCGGCCTGACAAGAGAGGAAATAAGGAGAATCGAAGACCTTGTCAATGAAAAAATTCTGGAAAATGCACCCGTTACGGGAGAAGAACTCAGCATTCAGGAAGCAAAAAACGCCGGTGCAATGGCCCTGTTTGGGGAAAAGTACGGAGAGTGGGTCAGGGTGGTCTCCATCGGGAATTTCAGCAAAGAACTCTGCGGGGGAACCCATGTAAGTCACACAGGAAAAATTGGATTATTCAGGATTCTTCATGAATCTTCTGTGGCAGCGGGAATCAGACGTATTGAAGCAATAACGGGTATAGCTGCATTCAACAGGGACAGAGAAAAAGAAGAGATACTCCGGCAGGTTTGTGAAATCCTGAATGCGAGTGAGGATAAACTGGTCGCAAAAGCACAGGATATTATCCGCGAATTAAAAAATTTGCATAAAGAGATCGGCAGATTAAAACAAAAAGACTTGCAAAGCAAGATCAGTTCCATTCTCGAAGATGCAAGAACAGTCTCAGATGTCAAAATTATTACAAAAAAACTGGAAGATGCAACACCAGATGATTTGCGGAAAACGGCAGACATACTCCTGAAATCTGATAAAGATATGGCCATCGTATTAGGGGCAACACAAAACGGGCGAGCAGTACTCATCACTGCTATAAGCCCCAATTTAGTCAAGAGCGGCTTTCATGCAGGAAATATCTCAAAAGAAGTTGCAAAATTGATTGGCGGCGGCGGCGGTGGACGGCCTGATATGTCACAGGCAGGCGGACAACTGACAGAAAAACTCGATGAGGCCCTTCATTTCGCTTCAGATTTGCTTACCAGGCAAATCCTTGAGAAACTTGGTTAA
- the recA gene encoding recombinase RecA, with protein MAKTDVEKEKRQQALERAISHIDKQYGKGTIMRLGGDTKIDVPSISTGALSLNIALGVGGIPRGRIVEIFGPESSGKTTLTLHIIANAQKGGGIAAFIDAEHALDPDYARKLGVDLDNLMVNQPDTGEQALEITEFLVRSNAVDIIVIDSVAALVPRAEIEGEMGDSHVGLQARLMSQALRKLAGCISKSQTTVIFINQIREKIGVMYGGNPETTPGGRALKFYSSVRIDIRRIGSIKDGDTAIGNRVRATIAKNKVAAPFKKAEFDILYNTGISRSGDIIDLGVEHEIINKSGTWFSYGETRLGQGRENSRRFLEENPDLMREIEESIMRKIRPEPGKENSPEESSGKN; from the coding sequence ATGGCAAAAACTGATGTAGAAAAAGAAAAACGGCAACAAGCGCTCGAGAGGGCAATCTCCCATATTGACAAGCAATATGGGAAAGGCACCATCATGAGATTGGGAGGCGATACCAAAATAGACGTCCCTTCAATATCAACCGGTGCTTTATCACTTAATATTGCATTAGGAGTCGGAGGAATTCCGCGCGGGAGGATCGTAGAAATATTCGGTCCAGAATCATCGGGCAAGACGACCCTTACACTCCATATTATTGCCAACGCACAAAAAGGTGGTGGAATAGCTGCGTTTATTGACGCCGAACATGCCCTGGACCCTGACTATGCCAGGAAATTGGGAGTGGACCTCGACAACCTTATGGTTAATCAACCTGATACAGGAGAGCAGGCGCTGGAGATCACAGAATTTCTGGTAAGAAGCAATGCAGTAGATATTATTGTTATTGACTCGGTAGCAGCCCTTGTTCCCCGCGCAGAAATCGAAGGAGAGATGGGTGATTCCCATGTAGGATTACAGGCAAGGCTCATGTCGCAGGCATTACGTAAATTAGCCGGTTGTATTTCGAAATCCCAGACCACGGTTATTTTTATAAATCAGATCAGGGAAAAAATCGGTGTTATGTATGGAGGAAACCCCGAAACAACTCCGGGAGGAAGGGCATTAAAATTTTATTCCTCCGTACGTATTGACATACGGAGAATCGGAAGTATAAAAGACGGAGATACTGCAATTGGAAACAGGGTCCGCGCTACTATTGCAAAAAACAAGGTTGCTGCCCCGTTTAAAAAGGCAGAATTTGATATTCTTTATAACACAGGCATATCACGCTCGGGTGATATTATTGACCTCGGGGTTGAACATGAGATTATTAATAAATCAGGCACATGGTTCTCCTATGGTGAAACACGGTTAGGGCAGGGCAGAGAAAATTCCAGGCGGTTTCTTGAAGAAAACCCTGATTTAATGAGAGAAATCGAAGAGTCCATCATGAGAAAGATACGACCTGAACCGGGAAAAGAAAACTCACCTGAAGAATCTTCCGGCAAAAACTAA
- the thpR gene encoding RNA 2',3'-cyclic phosphodiesterase, translating into MDVRLFVAVEIAEEIRKKLVELQNELKRADAEVGWVAPENFHITLKFIGTVDEEKMNHIIPVIKDSVAHMDSFDLRYKGIGVFPTEKKPRILFVNVIDSGGVLTKIHKRLDSQLASLQVKQENRPYDVHLTIGRIKTYRNIKELIEILHLYDWFNFGSEHITQVVLMKSVLSSNGPRYTKLHSANLNVTKFI; encoded by the coding sequence ATGGATGTAAGACTTTTTGTCGCCGTAGAAATTGCAGAAGAAATTCGTAAAAAATTGGTAGAACTTCAAAATGAACTGAAAAGAGCAGATGCAGAAGTTGGTTGGGTAGCGCCTGAGAATTTTCATATTACTCTGAAATTTATAGGCACTGTCGATGAGGAAAAAATGAACCACATTATCCCTGTCATAAAAGACTCGGTAGCACACATGGATTCATTTGACCTCAGATATAAAGGCATTGGCGTTTTTCCAACGGAAAAAAAACCACGAATTCTTTTTGTTAATGTTATAGATTCCGGCGGGGTTTTAACAAAAATCCATAAGAGGCTGGATAGCCAGTTGGCATCACTCCAGGTCAAACAGGAAAACAGGCCATACGATGTGCATCTTACCATAGGACGTATAAAAACATACAGAAATATAAAAGAACTTATTGAAATCTTACATTTGTATGATTGGTTCAATTTCGGTTCAGAACACATAACGCAAGTAGTTTTAATGAAAAGTGTTCTTTCGTCGAACGGACCCAGATATACAAAACTGCATAGCGCTAATCTAAATGTAACAAAATTTATATAA
- the gltX gene encoding glutamate--tRNA ligase: protein MNPNVRVRFAPSPTGYLHIGGARTALFNWLFARHNNGALILRIEDTDRQRSTEEATQAILESLTWLGLDWDEGPYFQSQRLAVYKKYAEKLVEQKKAFYDIDPEGRKAIRFRMYDGVAEFSDLIHGTIKFDTTLIEDFVILKADGFPTYNFACVVDDADMEITYIIRGDDHISNTPKQIAIYQALSFKLPEFAHIPMILGEDGSRLSKRHGATSVTEYRERGYLPQALVNFLALLGWSPGNDQEILSIQEMIGKFSLKRVNKTSAQFNNTKLDWMNGQYIKNTPVEQLVPEVKKFIEKSGIDKKGISFEWLTNLVKLYHERFKNFQDLLKQTTFFFSDAVEYDQPAVDKFLRKEGIADLLQEVHSAISSVKDFDKEHLEESLRALTTKAGTGFSKLAQPIRVAITGKSVSAGLFETMELLGKEKTLKRIDYTIKNLCKKTEASKTTS from the coding sequence CTGAATCCCAACGTTAGAGTTCGCTTTGCACCAAGCCCTACAGGTTACCTCCACATCGGAGGTGCACGGACTGCCCTCTTTAACTGGCTTTTCGCCAGACATAATAACGGTGCTCTTATTCTGAGGATAGAAGATACAGACCGGCAGCGCTCCACCGAAGAAGCAACGCAAGCTATCCTTGAGAGTTTAACATGGCTGGGATTAGACTGGGACGAAGGCCCGTACTTCCAAAGTCAGCGACTGGCAGTCTACAAAAAATATGCAGAAAAACTCGTGGAGCAAAAAAAGGCTTTTTATGATATCGATCCAGAAGGTCGTAAAGCTATTCGCTTCAGGATGTACGATGGAGTAGCCGAATTCAGCGACCTTATCCATGGAACGATTAAATTTGATACGACCCTGATCGAGGATTTTGTAATTCTCAAGGCAGACGGATTTCCAACCTATAATTTTGCTTGCGTAGTTGATGATGCCGATATGGAAATCACCTATATTATCCGGGGGGACGATCACATATCCAATACCCCGAAACAGATCGCCATTTATCAGGCGCTAAGCTTTAAACTGCCGGAATTTGCCCATATTCCAATGATTCTCGGGGAAGACGGGTCCAGGCTAAGCAAACGCCACGGAGCAACCTCGGTTACAGAATACCGTGAGAGGGGATACCTGCCTCAAGCCCTGGTAAATTTCCTTGCACTTTTAGGCTGGTCACCCGGAAATGATCAGGAAATTCTATCAATTCAGGAAATGATCGGGAAGTTTTCTTTAAAACGGGTAAACAAAACCAGTGCACAATTCAATAATACAAAACTGGATTGGATGAATGGTCAATACATCAAAAATACGCCTGTCGAACAGCTTGTACCTGAAGTAAAAAAATTTATTGAAAAATCAGGGATTGACAAGAAAGGAATCTCTTTTGAGTGGCTGACTAATTTAGTAAAATTATACCATGAGCGGTTTAAAAACTTTCAGGACTTGCTCAAACAGACAACATTTTTCTTTTCCGATGCAGTGGAATATGACCAGCCTGCTGTCGACAAATTCCTCAGGAAGGAAGGAATAGCTGATTTGTTACAAGAGGTGCATTCTGCAATCTCATCGGTAAAAGATTTTGATAAGGAACATCTGGAAGAATCCCTGCGGGCTTTAACTACAAAGGCAGGTACCGGATTCTCAAAACTTGCTCAGCCAATCAGGGTAGCTATTACAGGAAAAAGCGTAAGCGCAGGACTTTTTGAAACTATGGAACTCCTGGGGAAGGAAAAAACCCTGAAACGAATCGATTATACCATTAAAAATCTTTGCAAAAAAACTGAAGCAAGTAAAACCACCTCATAA
- a CDS encoding ATP-binding protein — protein sequence MTDTTVIPILNSALECAGKGIMIQNANRRVVFFNRACEEITKWPKEKIFGKDCGEIFQCHTSTGMCLTEKHCPGMEIFQGKLSKASRELMIKRGDGSEAWVETSASAIRDVKGKVTHIITIIEDISERKRFSDEVLKAKTLSTLGEFAAELAHEVKNPLNAMNIQMLLLEREIQGSGQISGKSKKGLLEIVSIVHKELIRLSGFIEKCLYFSKTGELHKDYIDIGELLEEIVSLLMPQAQLYGIQVELGIEDTLPPVKVDRDKIKQAILNILINGIEVMPDGGRLSVSAESIDGEMRIACRDTGLGIPDEIKDKVFNLFYSTKEGGTGIGLSLAQNIIQAHGGVIKLEVSNVGSIFVITIPVR from the coding sequence TTGACAGATACTACAGTAATACCTATTTTAAATTCGGCTTTGGAGTGTGCCGGCAAGGGAATTATGATACAGAATGCAAACAGGAGGGTAGTGTTTTTTAATCGTGCCTGCGAAGAAATTACCAAATGGCCGAAGGAGAAGATTTTTGGTAAAGATTGCGGCGAGATATTTCAATGCCATACGTCTACGGGTATGTGTTTAACAGAGAAGCATTGCCCAGGCATGGAGATTTTTCAGGGAAAACTTTCTAAGGCCTCGAGGGAACTTATGATTAAAAGGGGGGACGGAAGCGAAGCATGGGTAGAGACGAGCGCCTCTGCTATCAGGGATGTGAAAGGGAAAGTGACGCATATTATTACTATTATAGAGGATATTAGTGAGAGAAAGAGATTTTCCGATGAAGTTCTCAAGGCGAAGACCTTGTCTACCCTGGGTGAATTTGCTGCGGAGCTTGCTCATGAAGTTAAAAATCCGCTGAATGCAATGAATATCCAAATGTTATTGCTTGAGCGTGAGATTCAAGGGAGTGGTCAAATTTCCGGCAAATCAAAAAAAGGATTACTCGAAATTGTTTCGATAGTACATAAGGAACTTATCCGCTTAAGCGGGTTTATCGAAAAATGTTTATATTTTTCAAAGACGGGGGAACTGCATAAGGATTATATTGATATAGGTGAATTACTAGAAGAGATTGTTTCTTTACTTATGCCACAAGCACAATTATATGGCATTCAGGTTGAATTGGGTATAGAGGATACATTGCCACCGGTAAAGGTAGACAGGGATAAGATAAAACAGGCGATCCTGAATATCCTTATAAACGGCATTGAGGTGATGCCCGACGGCGGGAGATTGTCTGTGAGTGCAGAATCCATTGACGGTGAAATGCGAATCGCCTGCCGGGACACAGGTTTGGGAATTCCGGATGAAATTAAGGATAAAGTATTTAATTTATTTTATTCTACCAAAGAAGGCGGCACCGGCATCGGTCTTTCCCTTGCCCAAAATATTATTCAGGCCCACGGAGGGGTGATTAAATTGGAAGTGAGTAACGTAGGGAGTATATTTGTAATTACCATACCAGTACGGTAA
- a CDS encoding sigma-54 dependent transcriptional regulator, protein MTKPRLLLVDDDKSALDGLVRILSHDGYPVSGVLSGYEALNLLARKNFDIVITDMRLPGLGGISLIHEIKKKYESLAIVVVTAYSSVKTAIDAIRCGADEYLTKPINMEELVLVVEKLWERQQLIAQNRALKEKLKGKHKSSELIGSTPQMCQVIKMIGDVAPSTASILILGETGTGKELVANAIHYQSERADMPFVALHCAALSEGVLESELFGHEKGAFTGAVQTRRGRFELADGGTLFLDEVGEMSLKVQVKLLRVLEKGEFERVGGEKTIKVDVRFIAATNRNLEREVSEGRFREDLFYRLNVITIHLPPLRERKGDIPIISHFFLIKYAKKYKKEIHSFTPDAMEALCAYQWPGNVRELENIIERAIVLCKGNIITEKHLPGNILQYKKEDVPVVKIPVGMSLKEVEREIIQKTLQITRGNKGDAAKILGISTRKIEYKVKEWG, encoded by the coding sequence ATGACAAAACCACGATTATTGCTGGTGGATGATGACAAAAGCGCCCTTGATGGATTAGTCAGGATACTGTCACATGACGGGTATCCTGTTTCCGGCGTTTTGTCAGGCTATGAGGCATTAAATCTGCTGGCAAGGAAAAATTTTGATATAGTGATAACAGATATGCGGTTGCCGGGATTAGGGGGCATATCTCTGATTCATGAAATAAAGAAAAAGTATGAATCTCTGGCGATTGTGGTTGTTACAGCCTATAGCTCAGTTAAAACGGCAATAGATGCGATAAGATGCGGGGCAGATGAATATCTGACAAAGCCCATAAATATGGAAGAATTGGTACTGGTGGTGGAAAAGTTGTGGGAAAGGCAACAGTTAATTGCACAAAACCGGGCATTAAAAGAGAAGTTAAAAGGCAAACATAAATCTTCGGAACTCATTGGCAGCACTCCCCAGATGTGCCAGGTGATTAAAATGATAGGGGATGTGGCTCCAAGTACGGCTTCCATTCTCATATTAGGTGAGACAGGCACAGGGAAAGAACTAGTGGCTAACGCAATACATTATCAGAGTGAGAGGGCTGACATGCCTTTTGTTGCGCTTCATTGTGCTGCCCTTTCAGAAGGTGTGCTGGAGAGCGAACTCTTCGGCCACGAGAAAGGGGCATTTACCGGAGCCGTTCAGACAAGAAGAGGCCGGTTTGAACTGGCGGATGGCGGTACACTTTTCCTGGACGAGGTAGGCGAGATGAGCCTGAAAGTTCAGGTCAAGTTACTTCGGGTATTAGAAAAGGGCGAATTTGAGCGTGTCGGAGGAGAGAAGACAATAAAGGTAGACGTCAGATTCATTGCAGCAACAAACCGGAATCTGGAAAGAGAGGTATCCGAAGGAAGATTCCGGGAAGACCTGTTTTACCGTCTAAACGTAATTACAATTCACCTGCCACCCTTGAGGGAAAGGAAAGGGGATATTCCGATTATCTCTCATTTTTTTTTAATAAAATATGCAAAGAAGTACAAGAAGGAAATTCATTCATTTACCCCTGATGCAATGGAAGCGCTTTGTGCCTATCAATGGCCAGGTAACGTAAGGGAACTGGAGAATATTATTGAAAGGGCAATCGTGCTTTGCAAAGGCAATATAATAACAGAGAAACACTTGCCGGGGAATATACTCCAGTATAAGAAGGAAGATGTACCGGTAGTAAAGATTCCCGTAGGTATGTCATTAAAAGAAGTAGAAAGGGAAATTATTCAGAAGACACTGCAAATAACACGTGGCAACAAAGGCGATGCTGCAAAAATACTAGGAATTTCTACCAGAAAAATAGAATATAAAGTAAAAGAATGGGGTTAG
- a CDS encoding protoglobin family protein: MSAVMENAYMEIFPMEREKKVSAGKGNPVLDVPEFNKAWNLYRETSLNIMKRFDYMSRCVDFTEKDTEAIKESKAILAPHLEAILDHIYWEKLINDPWLSKWFRDETGKISKEYVTIRRARQRRFLLKILECKWDEEFWNYVRWVGAVHVPIFGFEDLYIPMRLNLALWGYIHQYLFNFLAEQLKNNPEQLQRITSAWTKLFWLIIDVYHIDYLAPWM, encoded by the coding sequence ATGAGCGCTGTTATGGAAAATGCTTATATGGAAATATTTCCAATGGAAAGAGAAAAAAAGGTTTCAGCAGGCAAGGGTAATCCTGTGCTGGATGTTCCTGAATTTAACAAGGCATGGAATCTTTATAGGGAAACCAGCCTGAATATTATGAAACGGTTTGATTATATGTCCAGATGTGTGGATTTTACAGAAAAAGACACAGAGGCCATAAAGGAATCGAAAGCGATTCTGGCACCGCATCTTGAGGCAATTCTTGATCATATTTATTGGGAAAAACTGATTAACGATCCATGGTTGTCAAAGTGGTTTAGAGATGAAACTGGTAAGATTTCCAAGGAATACGTTACTATCAGGAGGGCAAGACAGCGGAGATTTCTCCTGAAGATATTAGAATGTAAATGGGATGAGGAATTCTGGAATTATGTCCGCTGGGTTGGTGCTGTCCATGTACCAATTTTTGGGTTTGAGGATCTGTATATACCCATGAGGTTAAATCTGGCCCTTTGGGGTTACATACATCAGTATTTGTTTAATTTCCTTGCTGAGCAATTAAAGAACAATCCGGAGCAGCTTCAAAGAATTACATCGGCTTGGACAAAACTGTTTTGGTTGATTATCGATGTATACCATATCGATTATCTTGCTCCCTGGATGTGA